CAACTTTTCAAGTGTTTTGAGGGCCATATTCTTGAAATCCAAATAGAGTCTCCAAATATAATATCAGTGAACTTTTTCTTACCTTTACTTGGTATGTCTTTATTTGTCTTATCAGCCTCAGTGGGTTCAACAGAAGGAGCCACATGGACCAGACTCTTTAGAGGTGTTCTTGGGCTGGTTTCTTCTGATGTAGCCGCAACGAGCTGGTTAACCATTTCCAAGACCTCACTCATCTTTGGTCTTGCTTTCGGGTTCCTAGCCAAACATTTGTTGGCTATACCAGACAACAATTGTGTTGTTGTCAACGAGTATTCGCCTTGTAGCCTGGTGTCGACAATTTGTCGAAACTTTCTAGAGTCAAGATATGGTTTCACCCATTCTAGTAGCTTCTGCTCATTTTTGGGCCGGTTTCGGTCCAATGGACGCCTACCCGTGATTAGTTCATAGAGAAAAACCCCGTAACTCCACACATCGCTTTGGGATCTGAGGCGTCCTGTTTGAATGTATTCTGGAGCCGCATATCCCATGGTTCCTACAATCTGATCACATGAAAATGATGGTTAGATTTAGGCTAATGATTTCACACATTATTTTGAAAGATTCACTCATATCATGAAATAACTACTTGTACTGTGTGCATAAATATTTGTACATGATAAGTGCCATCTATCAAAATAGTGAGTGAAAATATCATTGGCCTTAGATTAAACACATCTGTCATTAGGGTGATGGataattagaaagaaaaaaaaaaaaaaaagtacgaaAGAATAATTGTAAGAACGTACAGCTGTGGAGACATGAGTAAGTCCTTCTTCGGGACCTAGTCGAGCCAAACCGAAATCTGAAAGCTTGGCATTCCATTCATCATCAAGTAGAATGTTTGACGATTTGAAATCTCGGAAGATAATCTACAAATATGGCAATTGTGTTAGTGA
The window above is part of the Rutidosis leptorrhynchoides isolate AG116_Rl617_1_P2 chromosome 1, CSIRO_AGI_Rlap_v1, whole genome shotgun sequence genome. Proteins encoded here:
- the LOC139865324 gene encoding serine/threonine-protein kinase PCRK1-like is translated as MKCFNFSICEEKDEAPKTPTKSISVRPFTSSYTGRSSWTGLNSGCVSDISTESIRRHNVPSFSQRPSNLKVFSFGELKSATNGFSRSAKIGEGGFGCVYIGSIKSPQDPTRKVQVAVKQLNRQGLQGHKEWVTEVNVLGVVEHPNLVKLVGYCAEDDERGIQRLLVYEYMPNRSVEDRLYARNEKPLSWAMRLKVAQDAARGLAYLHEEMDFQIIFRDFKSSNILLDDEWNAKLSDFGLARLGPEEGLTHVSTAIVGTMGYAAPEYIQTGRLRSQSDVWSYGVFLYELITGRRPLDRNRPKNEQKLLEWVKPYLDSRKFRQIVDTRLQGEYSLTTTQLLSGIANKCLARNPKARPKMSEVLEMVNQLVAATSEETSPRTPLKSLVHVAPSVEPTEADKTNKDIPSKGKKKFTDIIFGDSIWISRIWPSKHLKS